The Spirosoma foliorum genome has a window encoding:
- a CDS encoding efflux RND transporter permease subunit, translating into MSVTEVAIKRPTLVVVAFTILGILGFISYKSLNYTLLPKFDAPVVTVITTYPGAAAGEVENSVTRKLEDAVSSLENLKNISSTSQEGLSIIQIELSASANANQALQDAQRKVNAVLSQLPDEVESPTLQKFSTDDVPVIRMGVRGNLEATKLYDLVDDQIRTQLTKVDGVGQVTLTGGRQREIKIGVDPNKLKLYNLSLAQVTQAVNSANLDYPTGRIETDQAQYAIRLAGKFTDINQIRNAPLVTSANGTNVILSDVATVTDGVADATTINRINGRESIGISIQKQTDANAVEISQQVKAILGGIEKQYANIGLKFEITSDSSTYTLASAEGVIFDLEFAVVLVALVMLLFLHSIRNAFIVMVSVPASIISVFVPMYLLGFTLNLMTLMALSLVVGILVDDSIVVLENIYRHLEMGKDRRTASLDGRNEIGFTALAITMVDVVVFLPLVFVQGLIANIIREFSLVVVFSTLMSLAVSFTITPLLASRFAKETDLNGRGLGKRFLKWFEGQFDSLKHAYARLLTWGLHHKRWVFITAIALLIASFGLVGGGFIGTTFFPQSDQGEFIVQIEGEPFNSLAETNRICQKIEKQLMSNPLVTKVNSNVGYSSAASGGGLGSTPYHKAEITVTILPKQQRTISIEKFAAQTKAEIMKTPGLNVKSAPLAITGGANAAPIQILLQGNSQQDLEKAAAVVKQIVKSVSGTTDVELGVDDPKPELKVNLDRRQMAQYGVSVANVGATLQTAFSGNTDSKYRIGSRDYDIRVELNKFNRQSKDDVGNLTVPDGKGKLIEVRQIADLSLGTGATQLTRYNRVGSLFVNANVVGRPTGTVGTEIDNILKTKQLPGGVTYKLKGDLERQSDAFSSLGIALGLAITFVYLLMVALYNSYFRPFVVLFSIPMAIIGAFLALALAEQSISFFVMLGMIMLIGLVAKNAILLVDFANQQKEEGKNTIDALVEAGRERIRPILMTTIAMAIGLLPMALATGDGSESKNGLAWVIIGGLISSLLLTLVLVPTVYLTFENIFNAARRLSARLSGKKEKPVPTNPAKV; encoded by the coding sequence ATGTCAGTAACTGAAGTCGCCATTAAACGCCCGACGCTGGTTGTAGTGGCTTTCACGATCCTGGGTATTTTGGGCTTTATCTCGTATAAAAGCCTGAACTATACCCTGTTGCCGAAGTTCGATGCGCCTGTTGTGACCGTTATCACAACTTATCCGGGTGCCGCTGCAGGCGAGGTTGAAAACTCCGTAACGCGAAAGCTGGAAGATGCGGTGTCATCGCTCGAAAATCTGAAAAATATAAGTTCGACCAGTCAGGAAGGGCTTTCGATTATTCAGATTGAATTGTCGGCCAGTGCCAATGCAAACCAGGCGTTGCAGGATGCCCAGCGAAAAGTAAACGCAGTACTTTCGCAATTGCCAGATGAGGTAGAATCGCCAACGCTGCAAAAATTCTCGACCGACGATGTGCCCGTTATTCGGATGGGTGTTCGGGGAAATCTGGAAGCAACTAAACTCTACGATTTGGTCGACGATCAGATTCGTACTCAGCTGACGAAAGTGGATGGGGTAGGACAGGTAACCTTAACGGGTGGCCGCCAGCGCGAAATCAAAATTGGTGTTGATCCGAACAAACTCAAGCTGTATAACCTGTCATTGGCGCAGGTAACGCAGGCCGTAAATTCAGCCAACCTCGATTACCCGACGGGACGAATTGAAACCGATCAGGCACAATACGCCATTCGGCTAGCCGGTAAGTTTACCGATATCAATCAGATTCGGAATGCTCCGCTTGTGACATCGGCCAATGGAACGAACGTTATACTGAGCGATGTGGCAACGGTAACGGATGGCGTTGCCGATGCCACGACCATCAACCGGATCAACGGTCGTGAATCTATCGGTATCTCGATTCAGAAACAGACCGATGCCAATGCGGTGGAAATCAGCCAGCAGGTGAAGGCTATTCTGGGTGGTATCGAAAAGCAATACGCCAACATTGGCCTGAAATTCGAAATCACCAGTGACTCATCGACGTACACACTGGCCTCTGCCGAAGGGGTTATTTTCGACCTTGAGTTTGCCGTTGTGCTGGTGGCCCTTGTGATGTTGTTGTTCCTGCACAGTATCCGAAATGCCTTTATCGTCATGGTATCGGTACCGGCTTCCATTATCTCGGTATTCGTGCCGATGTACCTGTTGGGCTTTACGCTTAACCTGATGACGTTGATGGCCTTATCGCTGGTCGTTGGTATTCTGGTCGATGACTCGATTGTGGTATTAGAGAACATTTACCGCCACCTCGAAATGGGTAAAGATCGGCGAACGGCTTCGCTCGACGGTCGGAATGAAATTGGGTTTACTGCGCTGGCTATTACAATGGTCGACGTGGTGGTGTTCCTGCCGCTGGTTTTTGTACAGGGCCTCATTGCGAACATCATTCGAGAGTTCTCGCTGGTGGTTGTGTTCTCGACCCTCATGTCGCTGGCGGTGTCGTTTACCATCACACCGTTATTGGCTTCTCGTTTTGCCAAAGAGACCGATCTCAACGGTCGTGGCCTTGGCAAACGCTTCCTGAAATGGTTTGAAGGACAATTCGATTCGCTTAAACACGCGTACGCTCGCTTACTGACCTGGGGGCTGCATCACAAACGTTGGGTGTTCATTACCGCAATTGCCCTTCTGATTGCCTCATTTGGCCTGGTGGGTGGTGGTTTCATCGGAACAACCTTCTTCCCGCAAAGTGATCAGGGAGAATTTATTGTTCAGATCGAAGGTGAGCCTTTCAACAGTCTGGCCGAAACCAATCGGATTTGTCAGAAGATCGAAAAGCAATTGATGAGTAACCCATTGGTTACGAAAGTGAACAGCAACGTTGGGTATTCGAGTGCTGCCTCGGGCGGTGGACTGGGTTCTACACCTTACCACAAAGCTGAAATTACGGTGACTATTTTGCCGAAACAGCAACGGACTATTTCAATCGAAAAGTTTGCCGCTCAGACAAAGGCCGAGATTATGAAAACGCCTGGCCTGAACGTCAAATCGGCACCGCTGGCCATTACAGGTGGCGCGAATGCCGCTCCGATTCAGATTTTGTTGCAGGGTAATTCGCAGCAGGACTTAGAGAAAGCAGCGGCTGTTGTGAAGCAGATTGTGAAATCGGTAAGTGGAACAACCGACGTTGAGTTAGGCGTAGATGATCCTAAACCAGAACTCAAAGTAAACCTCGATCGTCGTCAAATGGCCCAATACGGGGTTTCGGTCGCGAATGTAGGGGCAACCTTGCAGACCGCTTTTTCGGGAAATACGGATAGTAAATACCGGATTGGTAGTCGTGATTACGACATTCGGGTTGAACTCAACAAGTTTAATCGCCAGAGTAAAGATGACGTAGGAAACTTGACCGTTCCCGATGGTAAAGGTAAATTGATTGAGGTTCGACAGATTGCCGATCTGAGTCTGGGGACTGGTGCAACGCAGTTAACTCGCTACAACCGGGTAGGGTCTTTATTCGTCAACGCCAACGTAGTCGGTCGTCCAACGGGTACGGTCGGAACGGAGATTGACAATATTTTGAAAACGAAGCAATTACCGGGTGGCGTCACCTACAAACTGAAGGGCGATCTGGAACGTCAGTCGGATGCGTTTAGTAGTCTGGGTATTGCGCTGGGACTGGCTATCACATTTGTGTATCTGCTGATGGTGGCACTATATAACTCGTACTTTCGGCCATTTGTCGTCCTGTTCTCTATTCCGATGGCCATTATCGGGGCATTCCTAGCGCTGGCATTGGCCGAGCAATCAATCTCTTTCTTCGTTATGTTAGGGATGATTATGCTGATTGGTCTGGTAGCCAAGAACGCCATTCTGTTGGTTGACTTTGCCAATCAGCAGAAAGAGGAAGGAAAAAATACGATTGATGCCCTCGTTGAAGCAGGTCGCGAACGGATTCGCCCTATTCTGATGACGACCATTGCAATGGCGATTGGCCTGTTACCCATGGCGTTAGCTACGGGCGACGGATCGGAATCGAAGAATGGGCTGGCCTGGGTAATTATTGGCGGTCTAATTAGTTCGCTCCTGCTTACGCTCGTGCTGGTACCGACGGTTTATCTGACATTCGAAAACATATTTAATGCTGCTCGCCGTTTGTCGGCTCGCTTGAGCGGAAAGAAAGAAAAACCCGTGCCAACTAATCCGGCGAAAGTATAA